In Aricia agestis chromosome 5, ilAriAges1.1, whole genome shotgun sequence, the genomic stretch CGGACTCGCTGACAAAGTCAGTGAAGTAGAGCGAGTAGCAGACGTGTGCCATCCAGCAGAAGAGGTTGGTGAGGCAGAGGATGCGCAGGAACCGCGGCATCATCACGATGGACCGATGACAGTACTACAATCAACAGTAACATCTACTTACAGCAGGGTTCCCGCCATACACGGACTCGCTGACAAAGTCAGTGAAGTAGAGCGAGTAGCAGACGTGGGCCATCCAGCAGAAGAGGTTGGTGAGGCAGAGGATGCGCAGGAACCGCGGCATCATCACGATGGACCGATGACAGTACTACAATCAACAGTAACATCTACTTACAGCAGGGTTCCCGCCATACACGGACTCGCTGACAAAGTCAGTGAAGTAGAGCGAGTAGCAGACGTGGGCCATCTAGCAGAAGAATTTGGCGAGGCAGACGATGCGCAGAGACCGCGGCATCATCAAGATGGATCGGTGACAGTACTACAATCAACAGTAACATTTACTTACAGCAGGGTTCCCGCCAACCGCAGACTCGCCGACAAAGTTAGTGAAGTAGAGCGAGTAGCAGACGTGGGCCATCTAGCAGAAGAATTTGGCGAGGCAGACGATGCGCAGAGACCGCGGCATCATCAAGATGGATCGGTGACAGTACTACAATCAACAGTAACATTTACTTACAGCAGGGTTCCCGCCAACCGCAGACTCGCCGACAAAGTTAGTGAAGTAGAGCGAGTAGCAGACGTGGGCCATCCAGCAGAAGAGGTTGGTGAGGCAGAGGATGCGCAGGAACCGCGGCATCATCACGATGGACCGATGACAGTACTACAATCAACAGTAACATCTACTTACAGCAGGGTTCCCGCCATACACGGACTCGCTGACAAAGTCAGTGAAGTAGAGCGAGTAGCAGACGTGGGCCATCTAGCAGAAGAATTTGGCGAGGCAGACGATGCGCAGAGACCGCGGCATCATCAAGATGGATCGGTGACAGTACTACAATCAACAGTAACATTTACTTACAGCAGGGTTCCCGCCAACCGCAGACTCGCCGACAAAGTTAGTGAAGTAGAGCGAGTAGCAGACGTGGGCCATCTAGCAGAAGAATTTGGCGAGGCAGACGATGCGCAGAGACCGCGGCATCATCAAGATGGATCGGTGACAGTACTACAATCAACAGTAACATTTACTTACAGCAGGGTTCCCGCCAACCGCAGACTCGCCGACAAAGTTAGTGAAGTAGAGCGAGTAGCAGACGTGGGCCATCTAGCAGAAGAGGTTGGTGAGGCAGAGGATGCGCAGGAACCGCGGCATCATCACGATGGACCGATGACAGTACTACAATCAACAGTAACATCTACTTACAGCAGGGTTCCCGCCATACATGGACTCGCCGACAAATTCAGTAAAGTAGAGCGAGTAGCAGACGTGGACCATCCAGTAGAAGAGGTTGGTGAGGCAGACGATGCGCAGGAACCATGGCATCATGACAATGGATTAGTGACAGTACTACAATCAACAGTAACATCTACTTACAGCAGGGTTCCCGCCATATACGGAATCGCCCACGAAGTCGGTGAAATAAAGCGAGTAGCAGACGTGGGCCATCTAGCAGAAGAGGTTGGTGAGGCAGACGATGCGGAGGGATCGCGGCATCATAATGTATCTACTTACAGCAGGGTTGCCTCCATACACCGATTCACCAACAAAGTCGGTGAAGTAGAGCGAGTAGCAGACGTGAGCCATCCAGCAGAAGAGGTTGGTGAGGCAGACGATGCGGAGGGATCGTGGCATCATCAGGATCGACCGGAGATAGTGGGAGAGGGAGAGCGGTTCCCCGCTGTGACCCATACTCTCTACATTTATAGTAGCATTGTTTTCAGCCTGGAAAGTGTAggtttaaatatgattttttgtgtaatattgTTTCAGTAAGGAAATTTTTGGAACAAATACGTATCTCGATCTTGAACAGAAAAGTTTTTGTGTATGAcgttatattaaaaatactagatTAGCTTTTGTccacattatttatattatgcactttcatctttaattttcgtcatcttctttcattgaactttcgtttggcgcattcaataatgcCTCAACGAACGAAACGCCAGCATTGTCATTTTTAtctgtcagattattgtaacatgtgcgaggactgacgagaacattttactgggtgaaatatgtgcggcttatttggtcataagaaattccagaaacaaaagaacaaagcgaaagttttggatacggtcaaagcactcagagcgcatgcgtcgcgggcatgcctcacgtgcgccgttgactgcgctataacgcatgcccttggtgaacaaaaaaaggcacagtgtggacatagctattaagcatcataaaattttatttaggtaggtattctatattttatatattatacgttatgacttatgatatATTATAAGCATTAAAGTGAAGAAGccatactaaaatttgattttctCACCGGTGGCTCTGGCTGTGGTATCTGATTGAGTGTGCCGTACGACGTATTCTCTCTCTTTATGCCATCTTTCTCGTAATCTCCATTCTCGTCCGTTCTCTCTCTCCCTCTCTCCTCCTCCAGCTGGTCGGTCTCGTCCAGCTTGCCGTACTTCTCCGTCTTCTCATGGAGCTGGTTCAGCGGCATCTCCTTGAAgctggtgacggtggccgacaCGCACGTCACGAAGATGATGGTGATCAGAAAAAATACCGCCCTCACGTGACCACCGAATAGTGCCCCTGAAAtgttcactttttttattatattggtgAATGTTAGACGCTCGATTTTATAGCGATATTGATCGTGAATCGGGAcattataaagtattttcttattatACAAATACGATACGTGTCGCGTcagtattaatattaataattattattaatcaaaagTAATTATCTTCTAACTATCGTTAATTCTTACAACTTAATTGACtatactaaaatgtaaacaaacTTTGATGTAAAGTTTATCGACACGCCTACCCAATTTCAGTTCAGCAAATAAAAGGATTCATAGGTTGATGTGAAAATACATATCAACTTAAGGGGCGTTCAACTATTACGGAACGCAGTTTTGAGACCCCCTCTATATAtgatacccccccccccctctatataaaatattttgtcctttGAAATTAAGGGGAGGCCTTTTTGaaattttacttaatatttttgacttttttgaaataaaaaaaacctgtaaaAAGATAATCATTTGAATCTTCGACATTAAATGCAAATGGAAATATAACCGCGTTGGCGGCgagagtaataattttatttaagagtAATTTGGGATGACTCGCCTAAGGACGTTTCGTCCCAGTTGATCCCGCCCAGCGCGTACCCCATGAAGCCGCCGAGGCCAGCCATCACTGTGAACGTGCTAAGGCCCTTCGCATGGTcctctgaaataaaaaaaaataaagaacttCGTCccaaaaacttgagaggtgtcaagggacacccgaatggaacgttatttcttatgttctattccatgcaggtactaataaaaaagtgtcgaggtcaataTCGTTCGGTCTTCTTTACGCCGATATAAGTGTGGAAGTATGGacaattgtaatttttatttatagatagTCTAAAAATAGATATTGTGTAGAAGCCTTAATCTTCTCGAACAGGTCGCTAAACAGAATGACTGATCGGTCGACTGAGCGATAAACGATCTTTGTGCCTATAATGGAATTTAATGGCGCAGATTTTATGGACGATTCTTCTAGCTGTCGAATAATTATGCTAATTGTTTCAGACAAGAACAAATTATTTACATGTTTGTTATTCTGTGACGTCacttgacatgacaattttcgGGGTTTTCACAAAACGGCCGTCTTATCGGTCTCCCTCACCGTGATTGATATAATATCTCAACAATCATTGTTAGCTATAAACATGTAAATATTTGAATACATGTATTCGTACATAATATGAAAGTTAACATACCCAAAGTCAAGGAAAAATTTAACTTTTCATAAAATAACttgttacaatatttaaaactttttgatataaaaaattagtaaggttaaaaaaatccatactaatattataaatgcgaaagtatctctgtctgtctgtctgtctgtctgtctcgctttcacgccaaaactactgaaccgattgcaatgaaattttgtacacagttattctagagtctgagaaaggacatatgctacattttgatgtgggaaaatatcttatttccatgaaaatatcgatgaaaattaattcgcattgcggggtcctgggttcgagtcccgcaggcggaacaaaaggttttcaatgttcctgggtcttggatgtgtattaaaataatatttaaaaaatcttaaatgtattaatttatgtataatattataaaaaatccagaaatatatcgatgcaatgaacattttagttctacttaatacgattcaacagatggcgttttattttttactttattgtaacatagaactaatcatacttattagttagtatgtttttgtttatagtttttaatacgttagaatattatgtttaataatattatcacttggtataataataatcaatctatcttatcttatagaaatcctactgcatttctaatatatgtggcaagttgacaacagaaggcgctctaaaataaaggagttcgagtgtaccgtgttggcctatattccatccagaaaatatatcaatgcaatcaacattttaattcttatatatgaaaacagatggcgttttattttttactttattattgtaacagaactaatcatacctactttaatatataatattgtttttattcataactagctgttgcccgcgacttcgtccgcgtggactttagtttatagcatAAACCTTAAGTCtatagtttatagcgcgcggtgtcaacaaaatttgtgtcaaatttaaaaactttttaaaaccctggtaagtggtacccctcttagggccgcgctacaccggaatggcagcgctgaaagtgctcgcctcgccgctgccattccggtgtagcgcggcccttaattaatcaaaatacccaaaaacagctgtgcagtgtgcacataatctatactaatattataaatgcgaaagtatctctgtctgtctgtctgtctgtctgtctgtctgtctgtcagtctcgctttcacgccaaacgccaaaactaccgaaccgtttgtaatgaaattttgtatacagatagtctaaagcctgaaaaagaacataggctacttttttactggagaaaagggttgtaagggggtgaaaatgcgtaaattttatcaaattaagttagttccaacaattcataatagatgtcaccgtgcgtcttctacatcgcgctgacgcttgctcaaaagtcttcctataagacgtggtatcatcttacatttaagtttcgatttttttcgattgttatatctattctacggtattaaataactcagtactttatctgtgcagtgacgtaaccttaaatctatcaatgataaatagtttatgggtaaagttgtgtaattggagggctaaataagttttaaaatttggcataaaatataaagtttaatataaaaaaatgaaatacttattgtgtgcacactgcacagctgtattgatttaaggggtaccagggttttttataaaagcttttgacaccaattttgttgacatcgcgcgctataatctgaagtccacgcggacgaagtcgcgggcaacagctagtcaatttataatttaataatttacctaATCTACGTATATATACGGTAAGTAAAGTTTTATTTCATGCAAATgtctaaaaatatttcattgatAAGTTTCAGATTGATCGAATCTCGACGTCGTAGATAAGAATTTATGTAAAGTATACCTATCTGCCTATCTGGACAGCTCAATGACTAGTTAATCTATGATGAATTAAGTATTCTCGCTCTAAGAACTAAGATGTACTCCCAATAGATGTACTCCCCATAAAAGTTGATATTTTGACCGCGTCTCTAAGAAACGAAGTGAATTTGTTGATAAAATGCGTcgttaaaaacataatattttagcgaGCTATTATTTCTTTCCAACTGTCAAGGAGGAGTTATAGAGACCTATTTGTTTTACTGCattgtaaatatattgtaataaagCACCAGTGATTCCTATACTTTTCTCCGTCGTCAAGGATAAACATTATTAGAGTAGGTTATCAAATCAGCAATTTACAGAAGCCAAACAATACAAATACGACTGACCTGGAACTGTCACGTCAAGCAGATAAGCCCGGGCGGGGCTCTGGCAGGCGTCGGCGTCGAAGTCTAACAGCACCGTCCCCAACACCGTGAATAGCACGCCCCAGGGGTGGTGGTTCTGGGACTCCGTCTCCAAAGCTGAACTCCTGGGCCCCAGGGCCGAAGGAGTGGCCGTCCTGTTCACCGGTATAGGATCCCCCAGTGCGTACCCTATATCTTCGCCGTTCGGCACTAAAATTAATCCTACGACAAAATATACGTTTTGTATAAACGTGAAGCGCTCAGCAAATACAATGTAATTTTATATGTTGAGGACTTTAGCGATAAAATGACGTATTTGCGTATAGATTAATTAATTTGGTGTACGGTCATTGCCACGAGCTACCAgactttgtttgttttttgtttttagtttttagtaacAAGAAATAGCTGATAGGCAGATGTAACAtacattttgtaacaaaatataattaatttatattaacacCATTTTGTAGATTAATTTGGTATAAAACAAATGTTTAAacacttaaggcgaggataaaccccaatttgttattccgcgacttccggtttacctagttccaatataataacgaagttttaaaaaatatgaggtataaagcacaatatttaaaataccttaaaccataaacattttaataaaacttaatactttggctgtaatttatttacaaactcacctccgataaaaatctatttcatcgaaatataagtattaactaggataattatacattttgtttgaataaattgttagtaaatctatattaaaaattctttaaccgaacaattttgtttcataatgtttatttccaaagatatttaaaaaaaacatgaaaaatagagaaaatccgctcgagtgacatcagttttatgctaagctaaaatgaatcttattgcgatgcgtatacgcttagtctttggttgtgtgcaaagttatagttttggattgagatcaatccccgccttaacacaaaattttaaaacaaaacgtTGTCTTTTTAGCTAAGTCGTACCACTTGTTACGTCACCAGTATACATCATAACTTATTGCTTCAGTAAAAAGTGAGACACTTTATTTCCATGAGTAGTAAATAAACCACGAAAATCTTAACAAACTCACCTAGAAACACGCCTATTGACATCAACACAATGAAAGGTCTCCGTCTACCGTATATCGAGTCACATCGATCACTCAGGGACCCCAGCAGCGGGGTCATGaaaaacccgatcaaaggcgaCAGGGCCCACACTAACGTCATCTGCTGGTGAGGCACCCCTATTTGAAGAAGAGTAGGAGACACGAAGGCCGTTTCTCCCGCGTAAGAGAACTCTATCCCCATAACCGCTGCTGATATCCTCATTAATTCTAAGCGATTTTTCCTCCTGAAAACGTGAAATAATTGACCAATCTATGTCATACTAGattttcttaaaatgtttattaaatcACGAAGAAAACCTACAAGGATTGGGCATACCAAACATCTTTAATATATATGTAATGACGTAAGTATGGTCTCCACTCTACATAGCCGTTATCAAATCTAGGATTTTCAAGAGGCTTAGTAACCGCCTAGACCAGCTTAGGCAGCCTAGATAATACAAAGGCTTAAAGGACACTACTATTATTACAATTATCGTATGacaaacattaataaatacTTCGTCATCTTTATCCCACTCACCTAAATAAATCAGCATACTCCCCCTCTCTCTCGACTCTATCAGGGGGCTCATCAGACGCCGGTATCGCGAACAACGCCTGCCGGATCGCCTCCCTTACACCCTGGGGATTCTCTTCCTTCCACTGTGCCCAGCGCTCCCTGCACCTGTCCCTCGCACTGTGCCATCGTCCACCCACACCCTGATACTCATTCAATTTCTCAGccattttaattcattttatttaaaatgtatgacTTTAAATTTGTGGCCCCTAGCCATGTTTTAtgctaaacataatatttgaattagaactgttttaaacataatttaagtGCACTGAAGTAACTTAAACACTACGGAAGTGAGTGTTCCGTTCGCTAACAAGTGAAGTTTAGTACCGCGGGTTCGGAAGGCGGGAAATGACTGAGGCGCGAGCGCTGGGCGCCGCCCGCCCTGCACCGCCCAGCTATATACTACTGGAAGAGCTATTTTATTtctgttaaaatgtaatgtgtactaaaatattgtaaacCATACATctctatttaataattatattaatttaactagctgttgcccgcgacttcatccgcgttaacatagtataataacaaagatggatagttttctcctttttgtttttgtggtttcttatacaaagggtaaaaacggaccctatttaagcaaacgtcaaacgcaaacgtcaataaactttcatgtttctaactcaagaaatgactgactttcattgaaactttctaccccaatttcacccccttgggggtagaattaccagaaacacttaaatacgtatccattcatttttaatcagtagcacaaaaataaagtttcatgtttctaactcaagaaatgacggactttcattcaaactttcaactccaatttcacccccttgggggtagaatttctaaaaacgcttaaatacgtatccattcatttttaatcagcaacccaaaaataaagtttcatgtttctaactcaagaaatgacggactttcattaaaactttcaacccttatttcacccccttcggggtaaaattttcaaaattccttccttagtgggtgtctacttaataaaacaatcctactcaccaaatttcgtggctgtaacttttatagtttttgctcagcgatgatgaatcagtcagataattatatattactcCATTTAATAATGTCAAAAAGCAACAATATCGTCAGTTAAAACGGTAACaccaaaataatttacaaccagaataataataagttgTACGTGTAAAGACTGATTGTATCTAAAAATCGTGTATATTTATTGGATACAATTTTCAGAAAAATACTTTCATAAGTGAATACAGTGATAGCTTCTGAGAGAAAGATATTGAAATGTGTTAAATCTCGGTAATGTTTAAAACAGGCGCTATGCCGTAGCCAGCTAAGTAATacactatatatatatagttcATTACATTGATTCTTTATAGCGTAACGGAAGATCAATAAATTTTCAAGAGCTGAAGTCTTATAATTTCCAGTGAGTGTCATCTATAGTGTAATCTTAATCCAATAGTGGGTGTGTCGCGTCACACGTGGTGATCCAGGTTGACATTTTGGATTTTTAACAGTTTTCTCGATAAAAGATGGTATAAGTATCATTATATGACCTAAATGCATACACCATACATTAGATAAATATTTGACCTTGAAGACTATGACAAGTTCATCGTCGTCGTTCACAGCTTATTTTCATCTTATCATATTCGTGAAATGTTAGTTTTCTAAACGTTCAGCGCGttgttttatttacaaatcgtgGCGTCTCTGTTTTAACGATTGTACATTTCTCAGTAAATATGAATTCTAAATTATCAAAATCAAGATGGCGCTTCCGAAAATGACAGATCGTCGTAATCAGCCAGGATTACGTTTATTGCAGCCCGAGGGATCGCGATTGTAGAAACAACATTGTATCGCCTTATTGCCTTTGTGAATTTACACTGATGCGATTTCGCAAATCAATATCGTTTGCTCTTTATTGATATTTGTTTCTCAATAAAgacttttattgaaaataaaggGGTAGAATGGTTTTTGTTAGAACTTTTTCGGAGTTAGATACGAGTAGATGTAAAATAagataaactagagatcgcccaatggtcgaaattcgaccttacttgcaacgacattaggactgctacctatattttgtaaaaaatattgacttcatcatagtttttttcaatagggatgatgacaaggtcaaagattagcgaattttgttaataaaataaagaaatcacgataaaaaataagtgttcccaaaatttcagcttgatagcatttgtattttttttgttatgcgccttcaaagttggatactcaagtcgaattttttttcaattaaatttcttaatatttgtatacatcgataacttatgcaattaaaagcaacttttggtaagaaaccactttcataaacgcaatatttaatatacctctCAAACAaagatgcgtacaaactacgaaagactgacgtcatactttcgtagctctttgtatggagcgtttcgggcaggtcttttttacgAGATtaggcaaataataatactattttaagagcaactaattgttttaacgaccagcagatggcgttattaagtaacacgaagtcaatgagtgcttgctataccgagcaaagctcggtcatccaggtacttaatatatatacataaaatatttccactattttTTATAGTAAGGAGAAAAGTAATTTCTTGGAGGCGGCAGTCGTGCAcgcaataaaaatatagttaGGTATTTGCTACAATGATGATAATCTGGCTAGTTTATTTTGATGAAGTAATTTCATGCAGCTTTCATCTAATTCATTAAATATGAAGAAGGTTGGTAAAACTTTAACATTTTTAGgtattagctacgaataataaaaactcccatacttcaaccgttttgaatttggttccctttcgcacactaaaatatggctctttacgaaataaaaccgttgacattaattgccacttagggcctatttcaccacttcctggtaaagtgccggataggctatccacaactttcttgacagatcctccatactccatctgtcaagttaagtggtggatagcaccggcacttatcaggaagtggtgaaacaggccgttagtatatttacacaatattgtgtaccgaatacatgcacaaagtatgcatgtattcgggtcacattttgtagactcgtggaagaattttttgacacagttactcttacttagttttagggctccgtacccaaagggtaaaaacgggacgctattactaagacttggttttctgtccgtctatccgtctgtctgtctgtctgtctgtctgtctgtctccaagctgtaactcaagaactcatacaaaaaacacaattttttgtctactttcgctctatactggtacggaacccttcgtggcgatttttattattcgtaggatattCGTAATGCCTAGCAAATAATGCTGCATTACACGACACATCGAGAGCCTATTACGCAATTTTGcttatccataatattataatatttcaagttcACAGACAGAATCTTATCAATGTGACACGATATCAGAATTGATCGAAATACTCTTACTGAATCTTagtaaacataattttattccaTGTAAATATTACTTCACAACGTTTATTTTATATCACACGTTCTTTGCGTTGGCACGAGTAAGACTACGGCCTCTACTAGCAGTTAAAAGttcaacatattttaattactttgatAAATTGATACATCGTTATGACTAGCCCTCGCCCCAAACTCAAAGTttctaataagaaaaaatatttttcagaattctATTtgtggcaaaattaaaatagtttttcagATGACAATGCGCAACTGCACTTGTATTACCATACGCACACAACAGAAGCCGTACATTTGTGTATTATaacaaatatataaattaaacaataaagTGCACAACTGTAAATTACAATAGAGTATTTACATATAGACTAGCTGTGGAGAACGGTATTAGAAAGGCGATGGAAAACAAGGCTGGATGGGACACGAGCTATCCCTCGTGACGACTAATTTAAATGTCTTTGTAAAGATAAAACAAGGAAACTGCCGATTGATTGGAACGTATAGAAGTGACATTCATGCTTGTTATACCTATTGTGTTGAGCGCGAGCTGTGCACTAGAAAAATTAAGATTGATTTTTTCGCTAATATAACTTGCCGTGAAATGTTATTTCTATAAAACTATAATGTATTTCATTTTTACTCGTTAAACTATTGTATAAAACCATGACGCCACTAATCCCTATAGTTCTACACAGAGCTGCCTATTTTGTAAAGTTTACTTTTCGATAATAAGAAGTTTCTTCATTGCTAACCATCATCATATATTCTTATGTAAGAATAACCTATTCACTTAAAAGATGGTAACAAAATCATATTCTCCCGAAAGCAACAAAAGGTAAATAATCAAGGCGCTGAAACTAGTAAAAGCCGAGCAAACTAACACATGTTGCTAGGCAAAAAAAGCGGCAAAATTGGGCGAAATTTTGTCGACCTTTCCAACCTTGGCGCCGTTACACATAAACAGTTCCATCCGACCTCGAGAATCAATCACGCCGACAGGTGACAGGTTTATCAAGAAACAACAGGTGATAACAGTAAGAGTTATTTATCGAGATATCATTCGTAGGGAATGTGACTTGGTCGCTAAGTTTGGAGTGACGTCATCCGGGAAAACTCAAATaaccgttttatttttttatttttttatgaaataagcggcaaacgggtcatctgatggaaagcaacttccgtcgcccatggacactcgcagcatcagaagacctgcaggtgcgttgccggccttttaagaggtaatagggtaataggggagggtagggatgggaagggaagggaataggggagggtagagaagggaatagtgtaggggattgggcctccgataaactcactcactcggcgaaacacagcgcaagcgctgtttcacgtcggttttctgtgaaaacgtggtatttctccggtcgagccggcccattcgtgccgaagcatggctctcccactataAAATCTCTCTATCTCCCAGTTTCTGGTTTGTCTCGATGACAGGGTCCAGGACGgtcttcaaaataaaaaatgataatGTATTACTGCGATATAGctatattaagtttttttattatagatTAATCCTCGAAAATCAAaggcaaaaaaattaagataattTACCCGCAACGGAAAGAAGACTACTGTAGGCtcagtaggtataataatattatgtataaactactagacgttccgcgcggcttcgcccgtgtaaatgagatatttcacagaaaaattagtccacaaaaaagcctatgatcctttacgtggtctacttcttatctgatcaaaataacagaaaaaatgctctagtagttcgtgagataagccctttcaaataatttcccccgttttttccacattttcctctatttcttcgctgttattagtcttagcataataaaatatagcctatagctttcctcaatcaatgggctatctaacactgaaagaatttttcaaatcggaccaattg encodes the following:
- the LOC121727188 gene encoding proton-associated sugar transporter A isoform X2, with the translated sequence MSPLIESRERGSMLIYLGEKNRLELMRISAAVMGIEFSYAGETAFVSPTLLQIGVPHQQMTLVWALSPLIGFFMTPLLGSLSDRCDSIYGRRRPFIVLMSIGVFLGLILVPNGEDIGYALGDPIPVNRTATPSALGPRSSALETESQNHHPWGVLFTVLGTVLLDFDADACQSPARAYLLDVTVPEDHAKGLSTFTVMAGLGGFMGYALGGINWDETSLGALFGGHVRAVFFLITIIFVTCVSATVTSFKEMPLNQLHEKTEKYGKLDETDQLEEERGRERTDENGDYEKDGIKRENTSYGTLNQIPQPEPPAENNATINVESMGHSGEPLSLSHYLRSILMMPRSLRIVCLTNLFCWMAHVCYSLYFTDFVGESVYGGNPAAPEGSESRINYEAGVRFGCWGMAMYSLSCACYSTVIEKLIRFFGAKKVYVGGLCTYSCGMMMLCLLRAPFAVILFSWTAGVMYSTLFTMPYLLVAHYHSTGMWDSEGGGSGAERGIGTDVAVVSSCVFVAQLCISVIMGFAVKLTGSTAAVVAVAATLAAAAAFTATKITYLDL
- the LOC121727188 gene encoding proton-associated sugar transporter A isoform X1, which translates into the protein MAEKLNEYQGVGGRWHSARDRCRERWAQWKEENPQGVREAIRQALFAIPASDEPPDRVEREGEYADLFRRKNRLELMRISAAVMGIEFSYAGETAFVSPTLLQIGVPHQQMTLVWALSPLIGFFMTPLLGSLSDRCDSIYGRRRPFIVLMSIGVFLGLILVPNGEDIGYALGDPIPVNRTATPSALGPRSSALETESQNHHPWGVLFTVLGTVLLDFDADACQSPARAYLLDVTVPEDHAKGLSTFTVMAGLGGFMGYALGGINWDETSLGALFGGHVRAVFFLITIIFVTCVSATVTSFKEMPLNQLHEKTEKYGKLDETDQLEEERGRERTDENGDYEKDGIKRENTSYGTLNQIPQPEPPAENNATINVESMGHSGEPLSLSHYLRSILMMPRSLRIVCLTNLFCWMAHVCYSLYFTDFVGESVYGGNPAAPEGSESRINYEAGVRFGCWGMAMYSLSCACYSTVIEKLIRFFGAKKVYVGGLCTYSCGMMMLCLLRAPFAVILFSWTAGVMYSTLFTMPYLLVAHYHSTGMWDSEGGGSGAERGIGTDVAVVSSCVFVAQLCISVIMGFAVKLTGSTAAVVAVAATLAAAAAFTATKITYLDL